A part of Paenibacillus donghaensis genomic DNA contains:
- the glmS gene encoding glutamine--fructose-6-phosphate transaminase (isomerizing) translates to MCGIVGYIGNQNSQGILVNGLKKLEYRGYDSAGIAVFTQEGLQVVKAKGRLMNLETKLDTHPLTGSAGIGHTRWATHGKPSDENSHPHTDESQKFSVVHNGIVENYLDLKEELMAGGCHFTSETDTEVISHLIAREYEGDIVKAVQKAITFMRGAFALGVLTEYEPDKLVAVRQASPLIIGLGDGENFIGSDIPALLEYTRNVYILNDGEMAVLTRDAVELMTIEGNFIAREMITVDWDAVTAEKGGYEHFMLKEIHEQPKAYRDTMRGRINAEGNQVILPELNLTKEQIKNIKNIQIVACGTAYNAGLVGRNLIETLVRIPVENDIASEYRYRSPIVSPETLVIVVSQSGETADTLAALREGHANGAHVLAVTNVVGSSIAREADSVLVTLAGPEIAVASTKAYTSQLIVFTLLALYLAEVRGTQTEAEVTAILAAMQSLPEQVEQILAQKDAIKEYAEQISKHEHLFFLGRGVDYAVAQEGSLKLKEISYIHSEAYAAGELKHGTLALIQEGVPVIALATQESVLEKTVSNIKEVKARGAVVMAITQEENVTDLLRSVDQVFVIPRTLPLLSAALSVVTLQLLAYYASLALGHDVDKPRNLAKSVTVE, encoded by the coding sequence ATGTGTGGTATCGTAGGATATATTGGCAATCAGAATTCGCAGGGGATCTTGGTCAATGGGTTGAAGAAGCTGGAGTATCGCGGGTATGATTCCGCTGGTATCGCTGTGTTCACCCAGGAAGGTCTTCAGGTAGTCAAAGCCAAAGGACGTTTGATGAACCTGGAAACCAAGCTTGATACTCATCCGCTGACAGGCAGTGCCGGAATCGGACACACTCGCTGGGCGACTCATGGCAAACCTTCGGATGAGAACTCCCATCCCCACACCGATGAGAGCCAGAAATTCTCTGTAGTGCATAACGGCATCGTAGAGAACTATCTGGACTTGAAGGAAGAGCTGATGGCCGGAGGATGCCACTTTACATCCGAGACTGATACTGAGGTGATTTCACACCTGATCGCCCGTGAATATGAGGGTGACATTGTGAAGGCTGTGCAGAAAGCAATTACTTTCATGCGCGGTGCGTTTGCCCTTGGCGTTCTGACTGAATATGAGCCGGACAAATTGGTAGCTGTGCGTCAAGCCAGTCCGCTGATTATTGGTCTTGGCGATGGAGAGAACTTTATCGGGTCCGATATTCCCGCTCTACTGGAATACACCCGCAACGTATATATTCTAAACGACGGCGAAATGGCGGTACTGACACGCGATGCTGTCGAACTGATGACGATTGAAGGTAACTTTATTGCTCGGGAAATGATTACTGTCGATTGGGACGCCGTTACCGCAGAAAAAGGCGGATACGAGCATTTCATGCTGAAGGAAATTCACGAGCAGCCTAAGGCATACCGCGACACCATGCGCGGTCGTATCAATGCTGAAGGCAATCAGGTTATCTTGCCTGAACTGAACCTGACCAAAGAGCAGATTAAGAACATCAAGAACATTCAGATCGTTGCTTGTGGTACGGCCTACAATGCAGGACTGGTTGGACGCAATCTGATCGAAACGCTGGTACGTATTCCGGTAGAGAATGATATCGCATCCGAATACCGTTACCGGTCACCGATCGTATCGCCGGAAACCCTGGTTATCGTAGTCAGCCAATCCGGCGAAACTGCAGATACCCTGGCTGCCCTGCGTGAAGGCCATGCCAATGGAGCGCATGTGCTGGCTGTAACCAATGTAGTGGGCAGCTCGATTGCCCGTGAAGCGGACAGCGTGCTGGTCACACTGGCTGGACCGGAAATCGCCGTAGCTTCGACTAAGGCGTACACTTCCCAGCTGATCGTATTCACTTTGCTGGCGCTGTATCTGGCTGAAGTGCGTGGCACTCAGACCGAAGCAGAGGTGACTGCTATTCTCGCGGCTATGCAATCCCTGCCGGAGCAAGTAGAGCAGATTCTGGCTCAGAAGGATGCCATCAAGGAATATGCAGAGCAGATCTCCAAGCATGAGCACCTGTTCTTCCTTGGACGCGGTGTCGATTACGCAGTAGCCCAGGAAGGTTCACTGAAGCTGAAAGAGATCTCTTACATTCACTCCGAAGCTTATGCTGCCGGTGAGCTGAAGCATGGTACGCTCGCATTGATTCAGGAAGGCGTGCCGGTCATTGCCCTGGCAACCCAGGAGTCCGTTCTGGAGAAAACCGTCAGCAACATCAAGGAAGTCAAAGCACGCGGTGCCGTAGTCATGGCCATTACGCAAGAAGAGAATGTCACTGACCTGCTTAGATCCGTGGATCAGGTGTTTGTAATTCCAAGAACCCTGCCATTGCTGAGTGCGGCTCTGTCCGTAGTTACCCTGCAGCTGCTGGCTTACTACGCTTCGCTGGCCCTGGGTCACGATGTCGATAAGCCCCGTAACCTGGCGAAGAGTGTTACGGTGGAGTAG
- the glmM gene encoding phosphoglucosamine mutase: MGKYFGTDGVRGVANRELTAEMAYSIGRCGGYVLAGNIEKPKVVIGMDTRISGPLLESALVAGMLSIGAKVIRLGVVSTPAVAYITRLLKADAGVMISASHNPVEDNGIKFFGGDGFKLTDETELRIEELMDAEQDELPRPVGSGLGTVTVNNDAKYLYLDYLKTTISQNFSGIKIVLDCAHGAAYELAPRLFKELGAEVIAIGSEPDGLNINDGFGSTHPETLREEVLRHGAALGLAFDGDADRLIAIDETGEEVDGDFILCICGDAMNRAGKLKDGTIVSTVMSNIGFYKATEQLQLNTAKTAVGDRYVMEEMRRGGYNLGGEQSGHVIFLDYNTTGDGILTAIQLVDTLKSSGKKLSDLKAMMTKYPQVLVNVRVQDKTNYPNNPAIEAAILEVEGKLGDNGRVLVRPSGTEPLIRVMAEGPDKAELDHYVGQIVDVVQRELV; encoded by the coding sequence ATGGGTAAGTATTTTGGAACAGACGGTGTGCGCGGAGTCGCAAACCGTGAATTAACTGCGGAGATGGCCTATAGCATTGGCCGCTGCGGTGGTTATGTGCTGGCCGGAAATATAGAGAAACCGAAGGTTGTCATCGGAATGGATACTCGTATTTCCGGACCATTGCTGGAGTCGGCGCTGGTTGCCGGGATGCTCTCGATTGGCGCTAAAGTGATTCGTCTGGGTGTAGTGAGTACACCTGCGGTTGCTTATATTACAAGACTGCTGAAGGCTGACGCCGGAGTGATGATCTCGGCTTCCCATAATCCGGTGGAAGATAACGGCATTAAGTTTTTTGGCGGAGACGGCTTTAAGCTGACGGATGAAACCGAACTGCGGATCGAAGAGCTGATGGATGCCGAGCAGGATGAGCTGCCTCGCCCTGTAGGCTCCGGTCTGGGTACGGTTACGGTCAATAATGATGCCAAATATCTCTACCTGGATTATCTCAAAACAACGATTTCCCAGAACTTCAGCGGGATCAAAATCGTGCTCGACTGCGCACATGGAGCGGCCTATGAGCTGGCACCACGTCTTTTTAAGGAACTGGGCGCTGAAGTGATTGCGATTGGTTCTGAACCGGACGGACTGAACATTAACGACGGTTTCGGCTCCACCCATCCGGAGACACTGCGAGAGGAAGTGCTGCGCCATGGCGCGGCTTTGGGACTTGCTTTTGACGGAGACGCTGACCGCCTGATCGCTATCGACGAGACCGGTGAGGAAGTGGATGGAGACTTTATCCTCTGCATCTGCGGAGACGCGATGAACCGGGCGGGCAAGCTGAAGGACGGCACCATTGTGTCCACTGTCATGAGCAACATCGGCTTCTATAAGGCGACTGAGCAATTACAGCTGAATACCGCCAAGACAGCCGTAGGCGACCGCTACGTGATGGAAGAGATGCGCCGCGGCGGCTACAACCTGGGCGGAGAACAGTCCGGCCATGTGATTTTTCTGGATTACAATACGACTGGCGACGGCATTCTGACTGCGATTCAGCTGGTGGATACCCTGAAGTCTTCCGGCAAGAAGCTTAGCGACCTCAAAGCGATGATGACTAAATACCCGCAGGTGCTGGTTAACGTGCGTGTGCAGGATAAAACCAATTATCCGAACAATCCTGCGATTGAAGCCGCCATCCTGGAAGTCGAAGGCAAGCTGGGCGACAACGGCCGTGTGCTGGTGCGTCCATCCGGTACAGAGCCGCTGATCCGCGTGATGGCGGAGGGGCCGGATAAGGCAGAGCTGGATCATTATGTCGGCCAAATTGTGGATGTTGTGCAGCGCGAATTGGTATAA
- a CDS encoding CdaR family protein: MDKWMKNNNFNKVLALALGIILWAMVHVDTAPLPQSTVLTEPKIIENVKIETPGYDEDKYAISVDAKSVRLEVEGRSSDLTYKLSDDYSVTLDLSDVKPGSYTLPLEYKLPSGVRLIRMTPDVVRVTVELRTTKSFPITLNTKGEPAKGYKLGTPVIQPTGTAEVTLPTSDLTRVAKVQGTIELDGETTTFKEKRMKLYAYDSNGKEIPDAVIEPATVAVEVPVTLPSKELPLEISYTGKLPDTLVLSEVTAQQDKVVVYAQEAALAPLTSYEAVVDLAAIKIAGTTELKVKLVPPEGTERVEPGTLNITVSTSAVAQRTLDGIPIKLEGVADGLDAAITSPAAQTISLTLSGAPALLDQLDPGSITVVADVSGLGAGPHVVPLQVSLPQFITLGNAGQPLDVGVQLQPPSATPEASPETDSSSTASPEPSSQPVTGDEIVPSLTPVPSIEVTPTATPSPPAESPNPSDAGNEGGNTGNTGNTGNTGNTGSTGGT; this comes from the coding sequence ATGGATAAGTGGATGAAGAATAACAACTTCAACAAGGTTCTTGCACTTGCCCTCGGGATTATTCTGTGGGCGATGGTGCATGTGGACACTGCTCCGCTGCCGCAATCAACCGTACTTACCGAACCCAAAATCATTGAGAATGTAAAGATTGAGACTCCCGGCTACGATGAGGATAAATATGCGATATCCGTGGATGCGAAAAGTGTGCGGCTGGAGGTTGAGGGGAGAAGCTCGGACCTGACCTACAAGCTGTCCGATGATTATTCCGTCACCCTCGATCTAAGCGATGTGAAGCCGGGGAGCTATACGCTTCCGCTGGAATACAAGCTGCCGAGCGGAGTGCGGCTTATCCGCATGACGCCGGATGTGGTCCGTGTGACGGTAGAACTGCGCACCACGAAGTCGTTCCCGATTACCCTGAACACCAAGGGGGAGCCTGCCAAAGGATATAAGCTGGGAACGCCGGTTATCCAGCCTACAGGGACCGCCGAGGTCACCCTGCCGACCAGCGATCTGACCAGGGTAGCCAAGGTCCAGGGTACGATTGAGCTGGACGGGGAGACCACTACCTTCAAGGAGAAGCGGATGAAGCTCTACGCCTATGACAGCAACGGTAAGGAGATCCCAGATGCGGTGATTGAGCCGGCTACCGTAGCGGTTGAGGTACCGGTCACGCTGCCTTCCAAGGAGCTTCCGCTGGAGATCAGCTATACCGGCAAGCTTCCGGACACGCTTGTCTTGTCCGAAGTGACTGCTCAGCAGGACAAGGTCGTTGTCTATGCCCAGGAGGCTGCACTAGCGCCATTAACCTCTTACGAAGCAGTCGTTGATCTTGCAGCTATCAAAATCGCAGGCACCACCGAGCTGAAAGTGAAGCTTGTTCCGCCGGAAGGCACCGAGCGGGTGGAGCCAGGAACTCTGAATATCACCGTAAGCACCTCAGCGGTTGCCCAGCGGACCCTCGACGGGATCCCGATTAAGCTGGAAGGGGTAGCGGACGGTTTGGACGCAGCGATTACTTCGCCTGCTGCCCAGACGATATCGCTGACCCTCTCCGGCGCACCCGCGCTGCTGGATCAGCTGGACCCGGGCAGTATTACAGTGGTTGCCGACGTCAGTGGTCTGGGGGCAGGCCCGCATGTGGTCCCGCTGCAGGTCTCGCTCCCGCAATTCATCACACTTGGCAATGCCGGACAGCCGCTGGATGTGGGCGTGCAACTGCAGCCGCCGTCTGCGACACCCGAGGCTTCTCCTGAGACGGATTCAAGCAGCACAGCGTCGCCGGAGCCAAGCTCTCAGCCTGTCACAGGCGATGAGATTGTGCCGAGCTTGACGCCTGTGCCAAGTATTGAGGTTACGCCAACAGCAACTCCTTCGCCTCCTGCCGAGAGCCCTAATCCGAGTGATGCGGGCAATGAAGGCGGCAATACCGGAAACACCGGGAACACTGGGAACACCGGAAACACCGGGAGTACCGGTGGTACATAG
- the cdaA gene encoding diadenylate cyclase CdaA — protein MSYFTDFTWKESIKDIIDILIVSYIIYKVLNMVRGTRAVQLLKGILVLVVIWAVSTLLDLYTLKWLMNQVFTFGIFAVFIIFQPELRRGLEQLGRGKFLGRWSEDDEEINKLIGEVIKAVNYLSRRKIGALIVFERTTGLNEYTESGIPMRSVVSSELLINIFIPNTPLHDGALIMQGSTIAAAACYLPLSENPFISKELGTRHRAAIGISEVADSVSVVVSEETGQISLALNGQIVRDIKEESLISKLYQELRATSPLKERSSAFWKRKGDKTNG, from the coding sequence ATGAGCTATTTTACGGATTTTACATGGAAAGAGTCCATTAAAGATATAATTGACATCCTAATTGTCAGCTACATTATCTATAAAGTGCTCAATATGGTGCGCGGTACCCGCGCGGTTCAACTGCTGAAGGGTATCCTGGTGCTCGTTGTCATTTGGGCCGTCAGCACGCTTCTTGACCTGTACACACTGAAGTGGCTGATGAACCAGGTGTTTACGTTCGGGATCTTCGCCGTATTTATCATCTTCCAGCCGGAGCTGAGGCGCGGGCTTGAGCAGCTCGGGCGTGGGAAATTCCTCGGCCGCTGGTCGGAGGACGACGAGGAGATCAACAAGCTGATCGGTGAAGTTATTAAGGCGGTGAATTATTTATCGCGTAGAAAAATAGGTGCATTAATAGTATTCGAGCGGACAACAGGACTCAACGAATATACAGAATCGGGCATCCCGATGCGTTCGGTAGTCAGCTCGGAGCTGCTGATTAATATTTTTATACCGAATACACCGCTCCATGACGGAGCGCTCATTATGCAGGGCAGCACGATTGCCGCGGCAGCATGTTATCTGCCGTTGTCCGAGAACCCTTTTATCAGCAAGGAACTGGGGACCCGGCATCGTGCGGCAATTGGGATCAGCGAAGTGGCCGACTCCGTTTCAGTAGTGGTCTCCGAGGAGACCGGACAGATCTCGCTGGCGCTCAATGGCCAGATCGTGCGGGATATCAAGGAAGAATCGCTGATCTCGAAGCTGTATCAAGAGCTGCGTGCAACTTCTCCGCTGAAGGAGAGGAGTTCTGCTTTCTGGAAACGGAAGGGGGACAAGACCAATGGATAA
- a CDS encoding zf-HC2 domain-containing protein has protein sequence MECKLAVSMMHDYLDDDLPAQQQKELKEHLLSCPDCRIKFKELEQTDMLMFSLMHQNAAASDELVGRIMNALPKPKKEKAFVTWIKRHPALTAASLFLVVMLMSAATFWNQNTQLVVRGSDLDQVVIKGDTVIVPSGHTITGDLTVENGKTQVYGEVNGNVTVIDGSLYKASTAHISGQAKNIDQAVSWLWYKVTNMFSEVAYR, from the coding sequence ATGGAATGCAAACTGGCCGTCTCTATGATGCATGACTACCTGGATGACGACTTGCCTGCACAGCAGCAGAAGGAATTGAAGGAGCATCTTCTATCCTGTCCGGATTGCCGTATCAAGTTCAAAGAATTGGAACAGACGGATATGCTGATGTTCTCTCTGATGCATCAGAACGCAGCAGCCTCCGACGAACTAGTGGGCCGCATCATGAACGCGTTGCCGAAACCTAAGAAAGAGAAAGCTTTTGTCACCTGGATCAAGAGACATCCCGCGTTAACGGCGGCATCGTTGTTTCTTGTAGTCATGCTGATGAGCGCAGCCACTTTCTGGAATCAGAACACCCAGCTGGTAGTCAGAGGATCGGACCTGGATCAGGTAGTGATCAAGGGTGATACGGTTATTGTGCCGTCCGGACATACCATCACCGGCGATCTTACTGTGGAGAATGGCAAAACGCAGGTATATGGCGAAGTGAACGGCAATGTGACTGTCATCGACGGGTCGCTCTACAAAGCTTCAACTGCCCATATCTCGGGGCAAGCCAAAAATATAGACCAAGCGGTAAGTTGGCTCTGGTATAAAGTGACGAACATGTTCTCTGAAGTTGCCTACCGTTAA
- the sigW gene encoding RNA polymerase sigma factor SigW produces MENLEGRLTKLALKGDQRAFAELVELYKDKIYHLAYRMLNNRHEAEDIVQETFLRVYRNLDRYDDKQKFSTWIYRIGTNLCIDRLRKRKPVYSLDAEMNDQEGIDGYSLIPSDNVTPETELLLSETQRVIYEAIDSLPVKYRSVMILRYLQDLSLQEISDVLDMPVTTIKTRVHRGREFLRKKLGPKM; encoded by the coding sequence GTGGAGAATTTGGAAGGCAGATTGACAAAGCTCGCCTTGAAGGGCGACCAAAGGGCTTTTGCCGAGCTTGTGGAGCTATATAAAGACAAAATATATCATTTGGCATACCGGATGTTGAACAACCGTCATGAGGCGGAGGACATCGTCCAGGAAACCTTTTTGCGTGTGTACAGAAACCTTGACCGGTATGATGATAAACAGAAGTTCTCTACCTGGATCTACCGTATCGGCACCAACCTGTGTATCGACAGGCTGCGCAAGCGCAAGCCAGTCTATTCGCTGGATGCCGAAATGAACGACCAGGAGGGCATTGACGGCTATTCCCTGATTCCAAGCGACAATGTGACTCCGGAGACCGAACTGCTGCTCTCCGAGACACAGAGGGTGATCTACGAGGCCATTGACAGCCTGCCCGTGAAGTACCGTTCCGTGATGATCCTCCGCTATCTGCAGGATCTGTCGCTGCAGGAGATCAGTGATGTGCTGGATATGCCAGTCACTACAATTAAGACCCGGGTGCATCGCGGGCGTGAGTTCTTGCGTAAAAAATTAGGTCCCAAAATGTAA
- a CDS encoding methyl-accepting chemotaxis protein has translation MKSQNEMDIEQLLNALRISLPLVQQLFPLDVMFALADSDKFIYYLPGNELDIRIQEGTSVPQNGGIRRSLDTGEVVSANIPKEIYGLPFKSSSMPVRGQDGKVIGVFTIGISLSNQETLSYAANTLATTSEEISSTSGEIAGTASDLANTVSDLKLLGHKVVEELHKTDEILDFIKKVADNSNLLGLNAAIEAAHAAEYGRGFGVVAQEIRKMSVSSAISAKEITGILQTIKKNITLMDETLLDCLAQSERQAAATEEITASMQQLAASAVEIEKIARLI, from the coding sequence GTGAAGAGTCAAAATGAAATGGATATTGAGCAATTGCTGAATGCTTTGAGAATATCGTTGCCGCTCGTGCAGCAGCTATTTCCGCTGGATGTGATGTTCGCATTAGCAGATTCGGACAAGTTTATCTATTATCTACCGGGGAATGAGCTGGATATCCGAATTCAAGAAGGAACATCGGTTCCGCAGAATGGCGGGATCCGAAGATCTCTGGACACCGGCGAGGTGGTCAGTGCAAATATTCCGAAGGAAATCTACGGATTGCCCTTCAAATCCTCCTCCATGCCGGTTCGGGGACAAGACGGGAAGGTTATCGGGGTTTTTACGATCGGGATCAGTCTAAGCAATCAAGAAACGTTAAGCTATGCTGCCAATACCTTGGCGACAACCTCTGAAGAGATAAGCTCCACCTCCGGGGAAATAGCGGGGACTGCCTCCGATTTGGCGAATACCGTAAGCGATCTTAAGCTGCTTGGTCACAAGGTTGTTGAAGAGCTGCATAAGACGGACGAGATTTTGGATTTCATCAAAAAAGTGGCGGACAACTCCAATCTGCTGGGCCTGAACGCCGCAATTGAAGCTGCGCATGCCGCCGAGTACGGCCGGGGATTTGGGGTAGTCGCGCAGGAAATCCGAAAAATGTCGGTCTCCAGCGCAATCTCCGCCAAAGAAATCACCGGCATTCTGCAGACAATTAAGAAGAACATTACGCTGATGGATGAAACCCTGCTGGATTGTCTGGCACAGAGCGAGCGCCAAGCTGCTGCCACTGAGGAAATCACCGCCTCCATGCAGCAGTTGGCCGCTTCCGCAGTGGAGATCGAAAAGATTGCGCGCCTGATTTGA
- the ppc gene encoding phosphoenolpyruvate carboxylase, whose amino-acid sequence MTELTTTVSKSNSNNLLRRDVRFLGNILGEVLVHQGGNELLEIVEKIRETSKSLRSLFLPELHTEFKELITSLDPENRHQVIRAFAIYFQLVNIAEQNHRIRRKRDYERSAGETVQPGSIESAIQELRERDFSQDDVREIIKGMSLELVMTAHPTEAMRRAILDIHKRIADDVTGLDNPTLTFREREQLREKLLNEVITLWQTDELRDRKPTVLDEVRNGMYYFHETIFHVLPDVYQELERCLSKYYPGQNWHVPTYLRFGSWIGGDRDGNPSVTSAVTLETLRMQRKLAIREYQRIMRELMQYLSFSTSIVSVTQELLDSIEQDRNIINLDKGKTWHNDNEPYRIKLSYMIGKTQNVLDDETKGTPERYSSPEEFIDDLNVIDRSLRHHYADYVADTYIKKLIRQVELFGFHTATLDVRQHSQEHENAMTEVLEKMNVTPDYSKLSEDEKVDLLEKLLNDPRPLTSPYQSYSESTEECLSVYRTVFQAQEEYGQQCITSYLISMAEAASDILEVMVFSKEVGLFRKDNDGTVVCTLQAVPLFETIDDLHEAPQIMHRLLSLPIYRDAVRAMHDLQEIMLGYSDSNKDGGVVTANWELRVALKQITATADEFGIKLKFFHGRGGALGRGGMPLNRSILAQPASTIGGGIKITEQGEVISSRYSMQGIAYRSLEQATSALVTAAINARTPQADLYEEKWDEIIKNISDVSLNKYQDLIFRDPDFLTYFKESTPLPEVGELNIGSRPSKRKNSDRFEDLRAIPWVFAWTQSRYLLPAWYAAGTGLQSFYQGKEENLKIMQHMYENFSFFTTLIDTLQMAIAKADLIIAKEYAGMGKNDEARERIFGQIEEEFKLTSELILKITRQQDILDNVPVIQESIRLRNPYVDPLSYLQVQLLAELRELRDADGDDPELLREVLLTINGIAAGLRNTG is encoded by the coding sequence ATGACAGAACTTACGACTACCGTCAGCAAAAGCAACTCTAACAATCTGCTGCGGCGGGACGTACGGTTCTTGGGGAATATACTGGGCGAGGTCTTGGTTCACCAAGGCGGCAACGAGCTGTTGGAGATTGTGGAGAAAATCCGCGAGACCAGCAAATCGCTGCGCTCATTGTTTTTGCCTGAACTGCACACTGAATTTAAGGAATTGATCACTTCTCTGGATCCGGAGAACCGCCACCAGGTGATACGGGCATTCGCCATATATTTCCAATTGGTGAATATTGCTGAGCAAAACCACCGGATTCGCCGCAAACGTGATTACGAGCGTTCTGCCGGGGAAACGGTACAGCCAGGGTCCATCGAAAGCGCCATTCAAGAGCTGCGGGAGCGTGATTTCTCCCAGGATGATGTGCGTGAGATCATCAAAGGGATGTCGCTGGAGCTGGTTATGACGGCTCACCCAACAGAGGCCATGCGCCGTGCCATCCTCGACATCCATAAACGGATTGCCGACGATGTGACGGGGTTGGACAATCCTACCCTAACTTTCCGCGAACGTGAACAACTGCGTGAGAAGCTGCTGAACGAAGTGATTACACTGTGGCAGACCGATGAGCTGCGTGACCGCAAGCCCACAGTGCTCGATGAAGTGCGCAACGGGATGTATTATTTCCATGAGACGATCTTTCATGTGCTGCCTGATGTCTACCAGGAGCTTGAACGCTGCCTGAGCAAATATTATCCGGGGCAGAACTGGCATGTGCCTACCTATCTGCGGTTTGGATCGTGGATCGGCGGCGACCGTGACGGCAACCCTTCGGTAACCTCTGCGGTTACGCTGGAAACGCTGCGCATGCAGCGCAAGCTGGCCATTCGGGAATATCAGCGGATTATGCGCGAGCTGATGCAATATTTGAGCTTCAGTACAAGCATTGTCAGCGTAACCCAGGAACTGCTGGATTCCATTGAGCAGGACCGCAATATTATCAACCTCGACAAAGGCAAGACCTGGCACAACGATAATGAACCTTACCGGATTAAGCTGAGTTACATGATCGGGAAGACACAGAATGTCCTCGATGATGAAACCAAGGGTACACCGGAGCGTTATTCCTCACCAGAGGAATTTATAGATGATCTGAACGTCATTGACCGCAGCCTTCGGCATCATTATGCCGATTATGTAGCGGATACCTACATTAAGAAGCTGATCCGCCAGGTGGAGCTGTTCGGCTTCCACACGGCAACTCTTGATGTGCGCCAGCACAGCCAGGAGCATGAGAATGCGATGACTGAGGTTCTGGAGAAGATGAATGTAACGCCGGATTACTCCAAGCTCTCGGAGGACGAGAAGGTGGATCTGCTGGAGAAGCTGCTGAATGATCCGCGTCCGCTGACTTCGCCTTACCAATCGTATTCCGAAAGCACGGAAGAATGCCTCAGCGTATACCGCACGGTATTCCAGGCTCAGGAAGAGTATGGCCAGCAGTGTATTACCAGCTATCTGATCAGTATGGCGGAAGCGGCCAGTGATATCCTGGAAGTGATGGTGTTCTCCAAGGAAGTTGGCTTGTTCCGCAAGGACAATGATGGGACCGTAGTCTGCACACTGCAGGCGGTGCCGCTCTTCGAGACCATTGATGACCTGCATGAAGCACCGCAGATTATGCACAGACTGCTTAGCCTGCCGATCTACCGCGATGCGGTCAGAGCCATGCATGATCTTCAGGAGATCATGCTTGGTTATTCTGACAGCAACAAGGACGGCGGCGTGGTTACCGCGAACTGGGAGCTTCGCGTGGCACTGAAGCAGATTACAGCTACAGCCGATGAATTCGGCATCAAGCTGAAGTTCTTCCATGGCCGCGGTGGGGCACTGGGCCGCGGCGGCATGCCGCTGAACCGCAGTATCCTGGCTCAGCCAGCTTCGACGATTGGCGGCGGGATCAAGATTACGGAGCAGGGTGAGGTTATCTCCTCCCGTTACTCCATGCAGGGCATTGCTTACCGCAGTCTGGAACAGGCTACATCGGCGCTGGTGACAGCAGCGATTAATGCCAGAACTCCACAGGCGGATCTGTATGAGGAGAAGTGGGATGAGATTATCAAGAACATCTCCGATGTATCCTTGAACAAATATCAGGATCTGATCTTCCGTGATCCCGATTTCCTGACCTATTTCAAAGAATCCACGCCGCTGCCTGAAGTCGGAGAGCTGAACATCGGTTCCCGTCCTTCCAAGCGCAAGAACAGCGACCGCTTCGAAGACCTGCGTGCGATTCCTTGGGTATTTGCCTGGACACAGAGCCGTTATCTGCTCCCGGCCTGGTACGCTGCAGGCACCGGACTGCAGAGCTTCTATCAGGGCAAGGAAGAGAACCTGAAGATCATGCAGCATATGTATGAGAACTTCTCGTTCTTCACCACGCTGATTGATACGCTGCAGATGGCGATCGCCAAGGCGGATTTGATTATCGCCAAGGAATACGCCGGCATGGGCAAAAATGACGAGGCGCGCGAGCGGATCTTCGGCCAGATTGAAGAGGAGTTCAAACTAACCTCCGAGCTGATCCTGAAGATTACCCGCCAGCAGGATATTCTGGACAACGTACCGGTGATCCAGGAATCCATCCGTCTGCGCAATCCTTATGTCGATCCACTCAGCTATCTGCAGGTGCAGCTGCTCGCTGAGCTGAGAGAGCTGCGCGACGCCGACGGTGATGATCCCGAGCTGCTCCGCGAGGTGCTGCTCACGATCAACGGCATTGCCGCAGGGCTGCGGAATACGGGCTGA
- a CDS encoding holin — MEQVLAFATVLAVFIVALVQLIKKTIKLPRNALPLIGLVAGLAVGAVAYPFTELTWVLRLWSGGLAGLSATGLFELAFKDRPGTAGE, encoded by the coding sequence CTGGAACAGGTGTTGGCTTTTGCTACGGTGTTGGCCGTATTTATTGTAGCATTGGTACAGCTGATCAAAAAAACAATCAAGCTCCCGCGCAACGCCCTCCCGCTTATTGGACTGGTGGCGGGACTGGCGGTGGGCGCGGTGGCATACCCTTTTACCGAACTTACGTGGGTGCTCAGACTATGGTCGGGTGGACTGGCCGGCTTGTCGGCTACAGGATTGTTCGAGCTGGCCTTCAAGGACCGTCCGGGCACTGCGGGGGAATGA